The region GCCGCCGGACCGGTACCACCACCGGCCCAAGCGATACCACCGCCGCCTGCGCCACGTCTTCTATATGGCCGCCCAACCGCCATGATGCCCCCCCGGACCCCAATCGGCTTAACACCATCATTGAGACTCACTCCACAAGCGCGTGCGGCAGGATAGATGACCAACGAGGCTCCCGAGCAGCATGGTTGAGCCGTCAGACATCTCGATCAACAGCTCAGGGGCTTCGCTCGTTGCGCATTCGTGAACCGTTACCCGATCAGTGGTCAGCTCGAAGAAGCTCAATGAGGCAGGGCGGATTTCGGGACCGTCATGATGAGTAGGGCACGAGAGTCGGTGCGGCTGCGATACACATGCGAAGTGTCGGCTGGGAAACTGGCGTAGTCGCCGGGCTCCAGACGGATGGGCGCCTCCGGGGGGCCGGTGTCGACCTCGCCGCTGATCACGTACATGTGTTCGCGGGTGCCGGGGCGGTGCGCCTTCGCACGGTGGTCGGCTCCGGGGTGGAGGAACAGTTCGTAGGTCTCGACGGTCATGTCGGGATGGCGGGAGCGGTGCAGCAAGCGGGCGTCCAGCGGTCGCCCCGTGATGGGTGGCCGCTCGGCGGCTCGGACTACCTCGATGGCGGGGGCCTGCTCCTCCTCGACCAGGTCGGCCAGGGTCGCCTCCAGCGCGTAGGCGAGGGCGAACAGGGTCTCGATAGTGGGGTTGCCGCGCCCCCGCTCCAGTTCACTGATAGTTCCCTTGGCCACCCCGGACCGGGCGGCCAAGGCCGCCAGAGTCAGCCCCCGCTCGCCCCGAAGCCGCTGCAGATTGCCAGCCACCACTGTCACTCCGGACGGCATTCGCCACCCACCTCCAGGTTCGCTAGAGTGATATGAAGTTCATTCTACCGAACCCGGGGTGTGAGCATGCGGACCATCGGACTCCTTCACGGCATGAGCAGCGTCGCTACCGCCGACTACTACCAGCGCATCAACGATCTCACCAACCAGCGCCTGGGCGGACACGAACGTGCCGAGCTGCTGCTCTGCAGCGTCAACTTCGGCGTCATCGAACGCTGCGTCCGCACCCAGGCATGGGACAAGGCAGCCGACTACCTCGCGGGCAAGGCCCGCGGCCTGGAGCGCGCTGGAGCCGACTTCATCGCCTGCGGCAGCAACACCATGCACCGCGTGGCCCCCGCCATCGAGGCGGCCGTCTCCATACCCTTCCTGCACATCGCCGACGTCATCGCGCACGCCGCCCATCAGACACGGGCCCGCACCCTGGGCCTCCTGGGAACCCTGCCGGTAATGGAAGCGAACTTCTACCGTGACCGGCTCGCCGACCACGGCCTGTCCGCCGTCGTCCCGGAGCAGGACGACCGCACCCTCGTCGACCGGATCATCTTC is a window of Streptomyces violaceusniger Tu 4113 DNA encoding:
- a CDS encoding aspartate/glutamate racemase family protein, which gives rise to MRTIGLLHGMSSVATADYYQRINDLTNQRLGGHERAELLLCSVNFGVIERCVRTQAWDKAADYLAGKARGLERAGADFIACGSNTMHRVAPAIEAAVSIPFLHIADVIAHAAHQTRARTLGLLGTLPVMEANFYRDRLADHGLSAVVPEQDDRTLVDRIIFDELTRNIFTDDSRAQYLRVMEQLAARGADAIILGCTEITQLIGPQDFPSLPLLDSTALHVESIVNASLAPAVPQTGI
- a CDS encoding helix-turn-helix domain-containing protein, which translates into the protein MAGNLQRLRGERGLTLAALAARSGVAKGTISELERGRGNPTIETLFALAYALEATLADLVEEEQAPAIEVVRAAERPPITGRPLDARLLHRSRHPDMTVETYELFLHPGADHRAKAHRPGTREHMYVISGEVDTGPPEAPIRLEPGDYASFPADTSHVYRSRTDSRALLIMTVPKSALPH